CTCGTCCCCAGGTAACCGCTTGAGGTGGATGGTAACATCCATCCCAGATGAATGATCATCACATACAGAATCCGGCTTATTCTCAACTCAAGCTTCTCGTTTTGACACTAAGCGATTACAACCGAGATGTCGATCTACACATGATCTAAGGCAGATAGGTTCGGTTAGGAACCGAACCTACCGGACCTGGGTCCGAGGCGGTTTAGAAAACAATATGGGTCAACTTGGTAACTTGATCAAGCACGAACTAATTGATAATCTCACCAGTGGTCGTTATATCCTGACAAGTATTGTGTGCATCGTCTTATGTGTAATTTCTATCGTTTTAATGTCGCACGATTACCAACACCGAGAAAAACAGTCGAATTTGGCGCGTGGCATCTCCAGCCCTCCACAACCACTGAGTCTAATCGCGAAAGGAACAAATGAAGTCCGTCCGGTCATCCCAAATTATCACCCTCGATATAACGTCATCGGACAGGTTTTCATGCGTTTTGGTGAAGAACGCCACATCTTTGAACTGTTTGAAACACCTGACTTTGTCTATATTGTCAGTATAGTCTTGTCGGTCCTAACGATTTTTCTCTCTTATGATAGCATTTGTGGTGAAAAAGAGACACATACCCTCTCCTTGGTGCTGAGCAATTCTCTTCGGCGATCAACATTTCTATTAGGCAAATGGATCGGCGGCTATATCAGTCTGCTTTTGAGTTTCTCTCCGGCAGTGCTGCTCATGTTCATCTATATGTATACCTTCTCCGGCGTTTCACTTTCCGGTGAGCATTTCCTGCGGCTCGGTGGCATTATCTGCTTCACTTTGATCTATCTCTCTGTGTTTTTTACACTCGGCTTACTCGTTTCTACAGTAGTTCATCGAGAGGCAACTTCCCTCGTTTTGTGTCTATTTATCTGGATGATATGGACGTTATGGATACCGAGGCTCGCGCTTTTAACGACGCGGACAATAGCACCCGCTCCGTCTGAAGGTGAGCATAGACAAATGAAGGAACAGGTTGTTACCGAACACGACATCACTGAGGAACAACGAGAGATATTGTGGTCAATGGACGATACCTATATTGCCAAGATTGACCGCCAAATTGAGTTAGGAAAAAACCTCTCTCGTCTTTCGCCATTGGCATCCTATGTCCACGGTTCAACGACGCTCGCACAAACAGGAATACCAGATTATCAAGACTATCGACGCCGACTTTTCGCATGGCTTAAACGGGGTGTGAGACAAGAGGGACAATGGTCCATGTTTGTTCATCGACCCCAGCCGTTGGAACGCAGTTTCTCTGCGGTTTGGATTGATTTGCAACTGCTCCTCTTGTGGAACGTCTTGTTGTTCATGGGAGCGAACTTAGCGTTCCATCGTTATGATGTGAGATGACAGCGGAATTGAGGAAAACATGTTCTGGACATTAATCAAAAAAGAAATACATGATCATATCCTCAGTGCTCGTTTCGCGGTTTCAATGATTCTGGCATTGATTTTTCTCATCGGGTCAACGGCAATGTTAGCGACGGATAAGACTTGGGCAGGACGGCAATTATATACAGGGTACAAACTCAAAGACTATCTGTATACCAATAAGTATAGTTGGTATTGGATGAACCGAGACCTTCCAACATTGAGGGTTTTGGCAACAGGATTGGACGAAGAACTCTCTTTGAATGCCAATAGTGAAGCAAAAATGGGGCCTCAATTTGAGAACAATCGACAATTTGTTAATAACCCAAACCGCTATCTCTTTTCCCAGTTGGATTTTGTTTTTTTCTTTAATATCGTCGGGAGTCTGTTAGCATTTGTGTTTACGTATGACACGATTTCGGGAGAATCTCGTCGCGGGACCTTACGGCTGGTGTTGGTAAATTCCATCTCACGTCCTTTGCTTTTGACCGCGAAGTTCGTTGGGAGTTATCTCAGCCTAATCACTTCTCTACTGCCGGCACTGATGAGTGTGATTCTACTCTTATACCTAATGCCGAATGTGAATCTTCGTCCCTCTGATTGGGTAGCAACCTTATTTCTTTTTTTGTTGGCGCTGCTTTACCTATCTGTTTTTTGTGCGCTTGGGCTTTTTGGGTCATGTTTGACAAAACATCCGAAAACGACACTAACTCTTTTGATGGCGTTATGGGTAGTCATGGTTTTAGTGATACCCAACTTTAGTCCATTTTTAGCCGCCTATTTGCGTCCTATCCCTACAGTGTATGAGGTCCATGAGAATATACGAAGACTCTCAGGAGATATTTGGCAACAGAGCCACGAGGCGGTAGAGGAATTCATACAGGAACATGGCGGCGATCCAGCAGCCCTAAGTGATGCGGAGAAACAAACTATAGACAAAATCCGAGCGAAAGCGGAGCGGAGACAGATGAACCTAAGCGTGGGAAAAGCAGCAGAAATCCGACAAGATTTCATCAATGCGGTTGAAGCGCAAGCCGATATGAATCTGTCCATCTCCCTAATTTCGCCCTCGGCGGCATTTGTTTTTTTAGCGACTGATGTAGCGAATACCGGAATTTTCAGCGAATGGAATTTCCGGAGCGCTGTTATTCGATACCGTCACCAATATGCTGAACACGTCAATAGATATATTGAAGAAACGGGAGACTATGAAATCCTACAACGTATTTTGAAAGCGGATCCGCCAGATTTTGTTCCACCGAAGTTTTTTGTTTCTGATGTAATATCGATGCATTTCAATCTGCTGGTGGTTCTTTTGCTTTATAGCGTCGTGTTTTTCTTTGCAGGTCAAGCCGTGTTTATTCGCAGACCACTGACATAACACACAGAGTGGATCGATCCTACCAATTGAGTCAATCAGCACTTTCTATTCACTCATTTGCGCAATGCGACCAAAATCTTTCAATGTTTTCAAAGTCTCGACCGTGAACCTGGATTGCCATTCCCGCTTGGCTGTTCGCCACGCCTCTGGATATTGATCGCCCCAGGAGAAATTCGGGGACCAAGAGCCGTCCCCGCCCTGCTGTTCGATCTCAAAGTCCAAGTTCATCGCCACTTCATCCTTGAGCCCAGCAGCTAAGGGTGATTCTGGAGAGGGCACCAACCACAGAGGTTTGAGAACATAGTCAGTCAACGCCTCCGCGTTCCGGGCAACACCGGGTGCTGCTGCTCGAGCGAGTTTTGCCCAGACCTTGTCCCTATTCGGCAGAACCTCTGTCTCCGCGAGCCTTACGAAACAGAGGGAGTCGTGCATCTCCATTTCGTCGGGTAGAGAATATAGATGCTCCAAAACGGTCGCTGTTAATGTCTCCAGCAATTGCGTCGGCACGCCATCGCTAAATTCGTGCAAATACCCGACAATCTCAGCGCGAGGGTTGACCAGAAACTGACCGAAAGTTTCGGCACTATTCCCATAATTCCACCAAGGCGCGTGAGGTGCATCATCCACTTCAGGTGGAATGATAGGCCATACCTGTTGGGACGCCTCATAGGTGGCAATAAAATACTGGATTCCCTGCTGGACCAATATGTGACTTGCAGGTGCTCGAATTTCTCTGAGAATTTGGAAGCCTACTGTGGTCACAATCGCGGATGAAAATGGTGTTCTAATGTCAGGTTCCAGACTGTGGCCGAAACCACCATCGTCGTTTTGATAAGGTGTTAGTGCGGCAAGAACGGCATCAGTGGGACCATCCTCAAAATGGAATTCAAAGCGTCTTTGGTCCAACGCTCGCCCCTGATCCATTATAAAGTCCTTTGCTTTCTGAAATGCCGATTGCGTCAGTTTTTTCACTGTTGTTGTCCGTAGTTTTCCTCTATTTGCTGCTGGCAATCGCGATCCTACCAAGTCGCTCCAGCAGCAAAATATCCTCATATACATAATTAATACTATTTAAGTTATATATGATAACATATTAATTTAAAAATGTAAATTATTTTTTTTTATGCGCGCGGCATTTTTACCAGATTTCGGTGTCAAACCCAATCCTTTAGGTTACTATATTGTTAAGATGAAAATCCACCGCCACCGGGGGTCTCTATGCGAATAACATCGCCTTCGCGCGTTGAAACGGAGACCTTACTTGCTAACGGATGTTCTTCTCCATCAGAAATTAACACGTTGCGTCCGGGTTGTCCGGATTCTCCACCTTGCAAACCGTAAGGACCGCGGGTTCGGCGTTCTGAAAGAATCGTAACCTCCGCATCTGTCAGAAGTCGCAATGCTCGAATAACGCCATCACCCCCTCGAAATTTCCCCGCACCGCCCGTTCCGCGTCGGATTGCATATTCTGCCACCTGCATCGGATAGTTCGTCTCAATCGCCTCTATGGGAGTGTTCATTGTATTCGTCATGTGTGTGTGGATGGCATCAATACCGTCTCGGTTCGGGCGTGCCCCCATCCCGCCTGCGATAGTTTCGTAGTAAGTAAAATCCTTTCCGCGTGAAGCATCATAGCCGCCGATTGTGAGATTATTCATAGTGCCGGAACTCGCAGCAGGAATCTGGTCGGGACAGGCTTGCGCCAAAGCACCGAGTAGCACATCAACAATTCGCTGTGATGTTTCGACGTTCCCTCCTGCAACCGCTGCTGGGAACTTCGCGTTCACAACGGTTCCCTCTGGTGCAATCACTCGGATAGGTTCTAAACACCCTGCATTGGCGGGAACGTTTGCACCGGCGATGCATCGAAAAGTGTAAAAAACTGCGGAAAGCGTAATCGCGTAAATCGCATTGACAGACCCACGTGCTTGCGGTGCTGTGCCAGTAAAATCGACGACTGCTGTATCATTTTCAATCTCAATTGCAACCTGTATTTCAATCGGATCATCGGTAATACCGTCGTTGTCAAGTACATCGGCGTATACGTAACGTCCGTCAGGGATTTCTCGGAGGCGTGCCCGTACCATTCGGCTTGCATACTCGCACAGTTCTTGCATATACGCCGTAATCTCTGTCGTACCATATTTGGCTATCATCTCTCGCAATCGCCGTTCGCCGACGCGGTTCGCTGCGAGCTGTGCTTCCATATCGCCGCGCCGTTCTTCAGGTGTCCGGACATTGGCGAGAATTAGTTCCCAGAGGTCGGTATCCAATTCTCCGCTCCGGATAAGTTTGACAGGAGGGATACGGATCCCTTCTTGGATAACACTTGTTGCAATGGGCATAGAACCTGGGGCCATGCCACCGACATCTGCGTGATGCGCGCGATTCGCGACAAAGAAGACAGGTTTTTTTTCTGTTTTGTTGCCATTTCCATCCGAAAAAATGGGGGCAACGAGCGTGATATCTGGTAGATGGGTGCCACCGCGATACGGATCGTTGAGGGCGATCATATCACCGGGTACCATTTCGGTATGTTCAATCGCAGCGAGGACGGAAAGCGGCATAGAGCCGAGATGCACTGGAATGTGCGCGGCTTGCGCGACCATCTTGCCGGTCCCATCAAAAACAGCACATGAAAAATCAAGGCGTTCTTTGATATTGGGTGAAAACGCTGTGCGTTGTAGTGTTACACCCATCTCCTCGGCAACCGAGGTCAGCATGTTTTTATAAAGTTCGAGTTTGATAGGGTCTGTGTTCATTAGTTTTAATGTATAAATTGGCGAGTAGCGTCAGTATGTATAAGTGAATTGCATTTTAACACCTTCTCCTATAACATGCAAGGAAAGATTTGCAAGGAGGATCCAAAATGAAAAAAATCAATATCGCACTGATCGGCGCGGGTGGAATGGCAAATGGCGTTCATTATCCATCGCTCAGAGAATGTGAAGATGTGAATCTTGTCGGATTGTGCGACCTGGTCCCATCGAAACTTCAGGCAACAGCGGAACGGTTTGAGATTGATCAGACGTTCACTGATTATCGGGAGATGCTTGAAAAAACGTCTCCAGATGCTGTATATATTTTGATGCCACCGCAGCACCTATTCCCTCTGGCTATTCACTGCCTTTCGCAGCAACTCCATGTTTTTATTGAGAAACCCCCGGGTGTTACGCTCCACCAAACCAAGGAGATGGCGTTAGCGGCGGAAAAGAACAATTGTAAAACGATGGTTGGTTTTAATCGTCGTTTCATTCCGCTTTTACAAAAAGTTAAAGCGATAGTTGAAGCAAACGGTCCAATCATTCAATGCATGTCAACCTTCCATAAAAACACGCCAAATGCGCTCTACTACGATGGTGTGATAGATGTTTTGACCTGTGATGCGATTCACGCCGTAGATGCGCTCCGATGGCTTGGTGGAGGCGAGGTGAAAGCCGTTGCGAGCGACATCAATAGTTTCTATTCCGAGCGTGAGAACAGTTTCAACGCACTCGTCAAATTTACGAGTGGTGCTTCTGGATATCTTGGCACGAATTGGGCAGTTGGCGGACGCATCCATACATTTGAAATGCACGCACGTGGGATTTCGGCTTATATCAATCCCGACGCAGGCGGACGCGCGGTACTTCACACGCCCGAAGGCACAACCGAAATTACACCGGAGACAGCGGCGGATTCTGACAAACTGCACAGAACCTATGGATTTTATGGCGAAAGTAGGCACTTTGTGGATTGTATCCAGCAGGACGAGCAGCCACTAACCTGTTTTTCGGATGCAGTCAAGACGATGGAACTTGTGACGGCTATCTACCAAAATCGGATAGACGCATTATAGTGACCCAATAGCCCATAAAATGAATTGGCACGTTTCTTGCTAAGCAGCAAAGGTATAAAGTCATATTGGAACGAGTATGGATACGCACCACATACCAGTTTTATGCGATAAAGTGGTTGATTTTCTTAAACCGAAATCGGATGGCGTTTACATAGACGGTACTGTCGGATTAGGTGGGCATAGTGAGACTATCCTTGAAACCTCTGCTCCGAGTGGACGTGTGATCGGAATAGATCTGGATGTTGAAGCTCTCACTGTTGCTGAAAGTAGGCTACACGCCTTTGGGGAGCGGTGTTCCCTTATTAACGGCAATTTTGCTGAGATGGATGTTTTACTGGAAAGACATTCAGTTCATGCTGTTGACGGTATCCTACTTGACTTAGGGGTGTCATCGCTACAGTTAGATACACCACACCGAGGGTTTAGTTTCAACCACACCGGTCCTTTAGACATGCGTATGAATCCCGGACAGGCGTTGGATAGTGCTGATCAGACCGTTCCAACGGCTATGAAAGTGGTCAATGATAGCACAATAGACGTTCTTGTTGATATTTTTAAGCGATACGGTGAAGAACGATACGCGAAACGAATTGCGGATCGGGTTGTTCAAGCGAGACAACAAGAACCGATAATAACAACGACGCAGTTCGCAGAAATTGTCAAGCAAGCTGTCCCGCGAAAGACATTCAAAATCCATCCAGCGACGCGTGCGTTTCAAGCACTACGGATTCACGTCAACGCAGAGTTGGAAAACTTGGTGTCAGGTTTAGATGTCGCAATATCACTCTTGAAACAGGGCGGTTGTCTGTGTGTTATCACATTTCATTCGCTTGAGGACAGAATAGTCAAACATTGCTTTCAGACATGTGCCAAGACGTGTATCTGTCCACCGAAAACGCCTATCTGTATTTGTGAACACAAGCCATCGGTAGAGATTATCACAAAACGTCCGGTATTACCGAGTGAAACTGAAATTCAAAACAATCCGCGAGCAAGAAGCGCAAAACTACGTGCCGCTCGCAAATTGTAGTCCATGGCTTCTACGAAAAAGTGTATCTTAAATAATATCTTCAACGTTTAGAAAGTAAAGGTTTTTATGAGTAATAAGATATTCAGAGAACGGTTGTAAAGTAGCATCAGAAAACTGCAGTCCGGAAGTCCGGTTCTCTAAAATCGGTTAGCAGGTTCAATCAAATGCAGACACCAGATATCTATTCAACACGTACTACGAAAGTGGAGGAACCGAAGCCGAAAAAGAGGTTTCCATTAGTCTACGTCGTTTTAGGGTTATCTTTTTGTGCCTTCGCTGGTAGCATCTGGTTCTCATCTTACGCGAAAAATGTCGCTTTACTGCGGCAGCCTGTCTATGAAAGACAGAAACACTCCGTCCAAGATGAAATTCATCAACTTGAATTGGAGGAGTCAGCGTTAACCCGTATCCAAAGGGTTCAACAAATCGCAACTGAGCTTAAAATGGTTGAACCGACAGATGCTTCACAGATCGTCTGGGACAAATAGTTTCGTTTTTTAGTGTTGTTTTTCGCCTTTTTGAAAGGCATTTGGATTCATCTTAATTTTATAGGTCAAACATGAAAAACAATTTGCATTTATCCGTCCGCCGCCTCGTTTTCGTCCTTATAGTGCTACAAGTCGGATTTCTGTTGCTGGTGGGTAAACTGTTCATAGTACAGATATCCAACAATACAGAACATCAAGAGACAGCTGATCGCACTTGGCACTCTCCGCGTACAGCCACAATAAAGCGAGGCAAAATTTTGGATAGGCATGGCAATATTTTAGCCTTGAGTCGTCACAGTCTCTCTGTTTATGCCGATCCGAAGTATATCAAGACTGATCCGATAAAAGTTGCTGAAAGGTTATCACCCGTTCTGGGCGTTGCGGAGTCTGAATTGATCAGGCAACTCCGCCGTAAGGATAAACGGTTCGTGTGGCTCAAAAAGGATCTGGATTATAAATTGCTTGACGAGATTCGTTCAATTGAACGAGAGATCCGTGGCATAAAGCACGAAGTTGAACAAAAGCGGACCTATCCGAAGGGGGTGCTTGCAGCCCAAGTCATCGGACATATAAACGATCAGAATATGGGTGAGGGCATTGAATATCATTACAACAATTACCTATTGAGTGCGAAGGAACGCCAAGCCGCAGAGCGCGCAGCCGATGCCCGAAACGAACCGATTAAACTGCTAACGAATGGGCAATCTACCGATGATTACGGGTATAGCATCGTTTTGACCCTCGACGAATACATCCAAGATGTCGCTGAACAGGAATTGGCAGCAGCTTGCGAACAGTGGAACGCGCCGCGGGGGACAGTGATTGTCATGGCATCACAAACGGCAGAAGTATTAGCACTCGCGAGTTACCCGACGTACAATTTAAACGCATACGCCCGTAGCAGTGAGGAAGCCAAACGGAATTTTGGGGTTTGGTTTGCATACGAACCGGGTTCTATTTTTAAAATTGTTGCGTCTTCCGCTGTACTTAACGAAGGTATCATGACCCCTGAGTCAACAGTGTTCTGCGAGAACGGTCGATATCGGC
The window above is part of the Candidatus Poribacteria bacterium genome. Proteins encoded here:
- a CDS encoding cell division protein FtsL → MQTPDIYSTRTTKVEEPKPKKRFPLVYVVLGLSFCAFAGSIWFSSYAKNVALLRQPVYERQKHSVQDEIHQLELEESALTRIQRVQQIATELKMVEPTDASQIVWDK
- a CDS encoding ABC transporter permease subunit; protein product: MFWTLIKKEIHDHILSARFAVSMILALIFLIGSTAMLATDKTWAGRQLYTGYKLKDYLYTNKYSWYWMNRDLPTLRVLATGLDEELSLNANSEAKMGPQFENNRQFVNNPNRYLFSQLDFVFFFNIVGSLLAFVFTYDTISGESRRGTLRLVLVNSISRPLLLTAKFVGSYLSLITSLLPALMSVILLLYLMPNVNLRPSDWVATLFLFLLALLYLSVFCALGLFGSCLTKHPKTTLTLLMALWVVMVLVIPNFSPFLAAYLRPIPTVYEVHENIRRLSGDIWQQSHEAVEEFIQEHGGDPAALSDAEKQTIDKIRAKAERRQMNLSVGKAAEIRQDFINAVEAQADMNLSISLISPSAAFVFLATDVANTGIFSEWNFRSAVIRYRHQYAEHVNRYIEETGDYEILQRILKADPPDFVPPKFFVSDVISMHFNLLVVLLLYSVVFFFAGQAVFIRRPLT
- the rsmH gene encoding 16S rRNA (cytosine(1402)-N(4))-methyltransferase RsmH — protein: MDTHHIPVLCDKVVDFLKPKSDGVYIDGTVGLGGHSETILETSAPSGRVIGIDLDVEALTVAESRLHAFGERCSLINGNFAEMDVLLERHSVHAVDGILLDLGVSSLQLDTPHRGFSFNHTGPLDMRMNPGQALDSADQTVPTAMKVVNDSTIDVLVDIFKRYGEERYAKRIADRVVQARQQEPIITTTQFAEIVKQAVPRKTFKIHPATRAFQALRIHVNAELENLVSGLDVAISLLKQGGCLCVITFHSLEDRIVKHCFQTCAKTCICPPKTPICICEHKPSVEIITKRPVLPSETEIQNNPRARSAKLRAARKL
- a CDS encoding penicillin-binding protein 2 encodes the protein MKNNLHLSVRRLVFVLIVLQVGFLLLVGKLFIVQISNNTEHQETADRTWHSPRTATIKRGKILDRHGNILALSRHSLSVYADPKYIKTDPIKVAERLSPVLGVAESELIRQLRRKDKRFVWLKKDLDYKLLDEIRSIEREIRGIKHEVEQKRTYPKGVLAAQVIGHINDQNMGEGIEYHYNNYLLSAKERQAAERAADARNEPIKLLTNGQSTDDYGYSIVLTLDEYIQDVAEQELAAACEQWNAPRGTVIVMASQTAEVLALASYPTYNLNAYARSSEEAKRNFGVWFAYEPGSIFKIVASSAVLNEGIMTPESTVFCENGRYRLSNGRIIRDVSAKGVLTLEQVIQKSSNIGMIKVVKQLGHEDLATYIEKYGFGKPTGVDLPYEHSGSLYAVKYWDTHSLGSVPFGQGIMVTPLQMVNALNVIANDGKLLRPHITREIRDSNGSVIKKIYPLEVRQVLHPQVAKQMTDILIGVVEGGSGRRARVEGYSVAGKTGTAQKAEPDGKGYAGKEIMSFMGFLPAENPMVSIIVMLDEPTGARFSGQIAGPVFQKVAAQTMQYLKQTEFFGPPLQKTPEFAPVATEQTRAQRLTVKGEGL
- a CDS encoding ABC transporter permease subunit, which translates into the protein MGQLGNLIKHELIDNLTSGRYILTSIVCIVLCVISIVLMSHDYQHREKQSNLARGISSPPQPLSLIAKGTNEVRPVIPNYHPRYNVIGQVFMRFGEERHIFELFETPDFVYIVSIVLSVLTIFLSYDSICGEKETHTLSLVLSNSLRRSTFLLGKWIGGYISLLLSFSPAVLLMFIYMYTFSGVSLSGEHFLRLGGIICFTLIYLSVFFTLGLLVSTVVHREATSLVLCLFIWMIWTLWIPRLALLTTRTIAPAPSEGEHRQMKEQVVTEHDITEEQREILWSMDDTYIAKIDRQIELGKNLSRLSPLASYVHGSTTLAQTGIPDYQDYRRRLFAWLKRGVRQEGQWSMFVHRPQPLERSFSAVWIDLQLLLLWNVLLFMGANLAFHRYDVR
- a CDS encoding Gfo/Idh/MocA family oxidoreductase, coding for MKKINIALIGAGGMANGVHYPSLRECEDVNLVGLCDLVPSKLQATAERFEIDQTFTDYREMLEKTSPDAVYILMPPQHLFPLAIHCLSQQLHVFIEKPPGVTLHQTKEMALAAEKNNCKTMVGFNRRFIPLLQKVKAIVEANGPIIQCMSTFHKNTPNALYYDGVIDVLTCDAIHAVDALRWLGGGEVKAVASDINSFYSERENSFNALVKFTSGASGYLGTNWAVGGRIHTFEMHARGISAYINPDAGGRAVLHTPEGTTEITPETAADSDKLHRTYGFYGESRHFVDCIQQDEQPLTCFSDAVKTMELVTAIYQNRIDAL
- a CDS encoding hydantoinase B/oxoprolinase family protein, translated to MNTDPIKLELYKNMLTSVAEEMGVTLQRTAFSPNIKERLDFSCAVFDGTGKMVAQAAHIPVHLGSMPLSVLAAIEHTEMVPGDMIALNDPYRGGTHLPDITLVAPIFSDGNGNKTEKKPVFFVANRAHHADVGGMAPGSMPIATSVIQEGIRIPPVKLIRSGELDTDLWELILANVRTPEERRGDMEAQLAANRVGERRLREMIAKYGTTEITAYMQELCEYASRMVRARLREIPDGRYVYADVLDNDGITDDPIEIQVAIEIENDTAVVDFTGTAPQARGSVNAIYAITLSAVFYTFRCIAGANVPANAGCLEPIRVIAPEGTVVNAKFPAAVAGGNVETSQRIVDVLLGALAQACPDQIPAASSGTMNNLTIGGYDASRGKDFTYYETIAGGMGARPNRDGIDAIHTHMTNTMNTPIEAIETNYPMQVAEYAIRRGTGGAGKFRGGDGVIRALRLLTDAEVTILSERRTRGPYGLQGGESGQPGRNVLISDGEEHPLASKVSVSTREGDVIRIETPGGGGFSS